In Dermacentor andersoni chromosome 4, qqDerAnde1_hic_scaffold, whole genome shotgun sequence, the following proteins share a genomic window:
- the LOC126536241 gene encoding uncharacterized protein, which translates to MGSAKLTTMAFLVCVTLTWSLSHAAPVMTLVGSSTQVSIHAVTDPSPTTAPSDSSSAVFKAEVQSGTEAAASTVGAASASVTTAPTSAESTVAVSSSTENPSSPPESASTAGTVTMAAMEAGHEDMSVRVTATSGPETSPVVLAASEERSDESKSATATAEQPGKSDATTGTDGPTPVTTAARQEEAEGRSGDQSTNSSPVTTPAVVAEAMEKASETSPVPVAEFREDAPTTEVQSKDTSASSPTESTATATSTSNAQEATASPSSQASTEASSVSTEAAAAAATAHAAVEAHSETPVAVTATTENASPSSPASTTGSPASAEAKAEPSEPVQAASSVNETKVEAPKSVVDAAAPAVQKAADTEGRSETGVPVTTPVLETKQENTEEKASVTTTVAGTTAPASTESSTTAATEVAARAAAQEEQTKGSTQVAPHSESTTEPQKTNDAAPSTVKPAVSEAQPTTAAAVAEAMESADKASVEVSKPTEMASSQTAETLAMTTAGAPAAAAMSEVAMPSSTNGSTESSSAPAATTAAAVNEESSTASKVVTTQAATTTAASSTTTA; encoded by the exons GGGTCGGCCAAGCTAACGACAATGGCGTTCCTGGTGTGCGTCACCTTGACATGGTCGCTCTCCCACGCGGCGCCGGTTATGACACTGGTCGGCTCCTCCACTCAAGTGAGCATCCACGCCGTCACCGATCCTAGCCCCACGACCGCCCCCTCCGACAGCAGCAGCGCCGTCTTCAAGGCGGAAGTCCAGAGCGGTACCGAGGCCGCAGCGTCCACGGTCGGAGCCGCCTCGGCATCCGTGACTACAGCCCCCACTTCCGCCGAGTCCACGGTGGCGGTTTCCTCCTCAACCGAGAACCCTTCTTCTCCCCCGGAGTCTGCTTCGACAGCTGGCACGGTAACCATGGCGGCAATGGAAGCCGGCCACGAAGACATGTCCGTGAGAGTGACCGCCACCTCTGGCCCCGAGACCTCGCCGGTGGTGTTGGCGGCCAGCGAAG AGCGGTCTGACGAGTCCAAGTCCGCGACGGCCACGGCGGAACAGCCGGGCAAGAGCGACGCGACAACCGGCACGGACGGGCCGACGCCGGTTACAACGGCCGCTCGCCAGGAGGAAGCGGAAGGCCGATCGGGAGATCAG AGCACAAACTCATCGCCAGTGACAACCCCCGCGGTCGTTGCCGAGGCAATGGAGAAGGCATCGGAGACGTCACCAGTTCCGGTCGCGGAATTCAGGGAAGACGCTCCAACCACGGAAGTTCAGAGCAAGGATACGTCGGCATCATCACCCACTGAGTCAACAGCCACCGCCACCAGCACAAGCAACGCTCAGGAGGCAACCGCGAGTCCGAGCTCGCAGGCTTCGACCGAGGCATCGTCCGTGAGTACCGAAGCTGCGGCTGCCGCTGCCACTGCGCACGCTGCCGTCGAAGCCCACAGCGAGACACCAGTCGCCGTCACAGCAACAACAGAAAACGCGTCGCCATCCAGCCCTGCCAGCACCACGGGATCACCGGCGAGTGCCGAAGCCAAGGCGGAGCCCTCGGAACCCGTCCAGGCTGCGTCGTCTGTGAACGAAACCAAAGTGGAAGCACCCAAATCTGTCGTCGACGCAGCGGCACCGGCCGTCCAGAAGGCAGCCGACACCGAAGGCCGCTCTGAAACCGGAGTCCCGGTGACCACCCCTGTCCTGGAGACCAAGCAGGAGAACACCGAAGAGAAAGCGTCGGTGACGACCACCGTCGCTGGCACCACAGCTCCGGCTTCGACCGAGAGTTCCACAACCGCAGCGACGGAAGTGGCCGCGCGAGCAGCCGCACAAGAAGAGCAGACAAAAGGCAGCACGCAGGTGGCTCCTCATAGCGAAAGCACCACCGAACCTCAAAAGACGAACGACGCCGCCCCTTCCACAGTGAAACCAGCCGTCTCGGAGGCTCAGCCGACGACTGCGGCCGCGGTCGCCGAGGCGATGGAGTCCGCGGACAAGGCTAGCGTTGAAGTTTCCAAGCCCACAGAGATGGCTTCGTCCCAAACCGCTGAAACCCTGGCAATGACCACGGCAGGTGCTCCGGCAGCAGCAGCTATGAGCGAGGTGGCAATGCCGTCTTCGACGAATGGATCGACAGAGTCCAGCTCAGCCCCGGCAGCTACTACCGCAGCTGCTGTGAATGAAGAGTCCTCCACTGCTTCAAAGGTAGTGACGACGCAAGCAGCGACGACTACCGCTGCGTCATCGACCACGACTGCGTGA